In a genomic window of uncultured Flavobacterium sp.:
- a CDS encoding DUF4295 domain-containing protein has product MAKKTVASLQTSSKRLSKAIKMVKSPKTGAYTFVESIMAPEEVDEFLKKK; this is encoded by the coding sequence ATGGCAAAGAAAACCGTAGCATCGTTACAAACATCTTCTAAGAGATTATCAAAAGCCATCAAAATGGTGAAATCTCCTAAAACTGGTGCATATACATTCGTAGAATCTATTATGGCTCCTGAAGAAGTTGATGAATTCTTGAAAAAGAAATAA
- the rpmG gene encoding 50S ribosomal protein L33, which translates to MAKKGNRIQVILECTEHKTSGVAGTSRYITTKNKKNTPDRLEIKKFNPILKRVTVHKEIK; encoded by the coding sequence ATGGCAAAGAAAGGTAATAGAATCCAGGTAATTTTAGAATGTACTGAGCACAAGACTTCTGGTGTAGCAGGAACTTCTAGATATATTACAACTAAGAACAAAAAAAATACTCCGGATAGATTAGAGATTAAAAAATTTAATCCAATCTTGAAACGCGTAACTGTTCACAAAGAAATTAAGTAA